A stretch of Cyanobacterium sp. HL-69 DNA encodes these proteins:
- a CDS encoding transposase codes for MAYWHLYYHIVWATKERMPLISTSIEERLYKYIIDKSKALKCKIHIINGMPDHIHVIVSIPPTIIISEYVRKIKASSSNFIGKNYNNSFYWQDGYGIFSVGVQNLPIAINYVKNQKQHHQNKTTITELEKFSP; via the coding sequence ATGGCATACTGGCACTTATACTATCATATTGTTTGGGCAACAAAAGAAAGAATGCCTTTAATTTCAACATCTATAGAAGAAAGACTATATAAATACATTATTGACAAATCCAAGGCACTAAAATGTAAGATACATATAATTAATGGTATGCCAGACCATATTCATGTAATAGTATCAATTCCGCCCACCATTATTATTTCTGAATATGTTAGAAAAATTAAAGCTAGTAGTTCTAATTTTATTGGTAAAAATTACAATAACAGCTTTTATTGGCAAGATGGTTATGGGATATTTAGCGTCGGAGTTCAAAATTTACCCATTGCTATTAACTATGTAAAAAATCAAAAACAGCATCATCAAAATAAAACTACCATTACTGAATTAGAAAAATTTAGCCCTTAA
- a CDS encoding type I site-specific restriction-modification system HsdR family restriction subunit, whose protein sequence is MNKKELSERDICTKFITPALIKAGWNLQTQVREEFSLTKGRVVVRGKLHTRGQQKRADYVLFYQPNIPLAVIEAKDNKHIVGDGMQQALEYADLLQVPFVFSSNGDRLLFHNKLNRDGKIEQEIEFEQMPSPDMLWGWWSKSQGLNEQQQKLITQDYYNDGSGKTPRYYQLLAINKTIEAISQGQQRILLVMATGTGKTFTAFQIIWRLWKSKHKKRILFLADRNILVDQTMSNDFKPFGSAMTKIQKRQANKSYEIYLCLYQAITGKEESQNIYKQFSPNFFDLIVIDECHRGSAAEDSAWREILEYFSEATQIGLTATPKETKNVSNIDYFGEPIYTYSLRQGIDDGFLAPYKVVRIDIDKDLSGWRPQKGQIDKYGNPIEDRIYNQKDFDKTLILEKRTELVAHKITEFLKSTDRYQKAIVFCENIDHAERMRQALANANSDLVAQNSKYIMRITGDNPEGKAELDNFIFPESTYPVIAITSKLMTTGVDAQTCKLIVLDQRIQSITEFKQIIGRGTRINEEYDKFYFTIIDFKKATELFADPDFDGDPVQIYEPKTLEDSSVPPDDFDNQDEPNKYPETHKKKGNYKASEPSAHWGTWTNEDEIKRYVVNDVEVKVSSERVQYYDAEGKLITESLKDYTRKTVNQKYQSLNEFLRQWSKAEKKEIIIQELAQAGVFFPALTQEVGKNYDPFDLICHIVWDVPPLTRQERAREVKKRDYFSKYGKQARQVLDGLLDKYADEGIEAVIEPQILKIDPFSQMGTPMEIAQLFGSTKGYSQAVRELQTQLYSIN, encoded by the coding sequence TTGAATAAAAAAGAGTTGTCGGAAAGAGATATTTGTACAAAATTTATCACCCCAGCGCTCATCAAAGCAGGATGGAATCTGCAAACCCAAGTCAGAGAAGAATTTAGTCTCACCAAAGGACGTGTCGTTGTGCGGGGCAAACTTCATACCCGTGGGCAACAAAAACGAGCGGACTATGTATTATTTTATCAACCTAATATTCCCCTTGCGGTCATCGAAGCCAAGGATAATAAACATATTGTGGGAGATGGAATGCAACAGGCTTTGGAGTATGCTGATTTATTGCAAGTACCCTTTGTTTTTAGTAGTAATGGCGATCGCCTCTTATTTCACAACAAACTTAATCGAGATGGCAAAATAGAACAGGAAATCGAATTTGAGCAAATGCCTAGCCCTGATATGTTGTGGGGTTGGTGGTCAAAATCTCAGGGATTAAACGAACAACAACAAAAACTCATCACCCAAGACTATTACAACGATGGAAGCGGAAAAACCCCCCGCTATTACCAACTTTTAGCCATCAACAAAACCATCGAAGCCATCTCCCAAGGGCAACAAAGAATATTATTAGTAATGGCCACAGGCACAGGTAAAACCTTCACCGCCTTTCAGATTATTTGGCGCCTATGGAAATCAAAACATAAAAAAAGAATCCTCTTTTTAGCAGATCGCAATATCCTTGTAGATCAAACCATGAGTAATGATTTTAAACCCTTTGGGTCAGCCATGACCAAAATTCAAAAACGCCAAGCCAACAAATCCTATGAAATTTACCTCTGTCTATACCAAGCCATCACGGGAAAAGAAGAAAGCCAAAATATTTATAAACAATTTAGCCCCAACTTTTTTGATTTAATCGTCATCGATGAATGTCATCGAGGTAGCGCCGCCGAAGATTCTGCATGGCGAGAAATCTTAGAATATTTCTCCGAAGCCACCCAAATCGGCTTGACTGCCACCCCCAAAGAAACCAAAAATGTCTCCAATATTGACTATTTTGGCGAACCCATTTACACCTATTCCCTACGCCAAGGCATCGATGATGGCTTCCTTGCCCCCTACAAAGTAGTGAGAATTGATATAGATAAAGACTTATCAGGATGGCGCCCCCAAAAAGGACAAATCGATAAATATGGCAACCCCATCGAAGATAGAATTTATAACCAAAAAGACTTCGATAAAACCTTAATCCTCGAAAAACGTACCGAATTAGTCGCCCACAAAATTACTGAATTTCTCAAAAGCACTGATAGGTATCAAAAGGCGATCGTTTTTTGTGAAAACATAGATCATGCAGAAAGAATGCGCCAAGCCCTAGCCAACGCCAATAGCGATTTGGTTGCCCAAAACTCCAAATACATCATGCGCATCACAGGAGACAACCCAGAAGGTAAAGCAGAATTAGATAACTTCATCTTTCCCGAAAGCACTTACCCCGTCATCGCCATCACCTCCAAACTAATGACCACAGGAGTAGATGCCCAAACCTGTAAGCTAATCGTACTCGATCAACGCATCCAATCCATAACCGAATTTAAACAAATCATCGGTAGAGGTACAAGGATAAACGAAGAATACGATAAATTTTACTTTACCATCATCGACTTCAAAAAAGCCACCGAACTCTTTGCAGATCCAGATTTTGACGGCGATCCAGTGCAGATATATGAGCCGAAAACCCTCGAAGACTCCTCCGTACCTCCCGACGATTTTGATAACCAAGATGAGCCGAACAAGTACCCAGAAACCCATAAAAAGAAGGGTAACTATAAAGCCTCCGAACCATCCGCCCACTGGGGAACATGGACAAACGAAGATGAAATTAAGCGATATGTGGTCAATGATGTAGAAGTAAAAGTTTCCTCCGAAAGAGTGCAATATTACGATGCAGAAGGAAAATTAATCACCGAATCGTTAAAAGACTATACCCGCAAAACCGTTAATCAAAAATATCAATCTCTCAATGAATTTTTGCGTCAATGGAGTAAAGCAGAAAAGAAAGAAATCATCATCCAAGAATTAGCCCAAGCAGGAGTATTTTTTCCCGCCTTAACCCAAGAAGTGGGTAAAAATTATGATCCCTTTGACCTAATCTGTCATATCGTCTGGGATGTACCCCCCCTAACCCGTCAAGAAAGAGCAAGGGAAGTTAAAAAACGGGATTACTTTAGCAAATATGGCAAACAAGCACGACAAGTATTAGATGGGTTATTAGATAAATATGCCGATGAAGGCATAGAAGCGGTAATTGAGCCACAAATCTTAAAAATTGATCCTTTTTCCCAAATGGGTACACCCATGGAAATAGCCCAGTTATTTGGCAGTACAAAAGGTTATTCTCAAGCAGTTCGTGAGTTACAAACACAGTTATATAGTATCAATTAG
- a CDS encoding nacht domain protein gives MVKRSLQASPSGIQKAKRAFALKGWTQENLAAEVNLKTRQPIWRFFSGRPVDRCTFTEICGILDLEWREIADSPPAKFLEPGETAPINIDNLVTQVRSQRKETIQNQCGILQLLDINHPVSIDEIYVDVNILEEIASQQWFEISDLQKLEPTEFNRFGLGEVEQKQISGMEAVQTYSKVRLLGKSGVGKTTFLKHLAIQCDRGEFAPHQVPIFITLKDFAEESSREDAKFSLLNYIHQEFIISGISNPSVPETLVKEGRVLLLLDGMDEVLKKNMTQVTREIRRFSKKYHKNQFVATCRTAAQKLQLQGFTDVEIAPFTQAQIIIFAQKWFAAFTPKTLTSGQEDPSAQFMEKLNLPENWQFRQLVTTPLFLHLACWVFHGQEKFPAKRSDFYKQGLDLLLSKWDETRGVERDEVYRGFLLPQKLKLLSQLAAVTFEQGQYFFEQRVIEQYIEDYLRNLPSATLEPEEFQLESEAILKSIEAQHGLLTERARGIFSFSYLVFQEYLTARKIVASYNLRALEQALGGLVSHISDPHWREVFLLTAAMLRSADSMVQLMKQEIDALVAQDPYLQEFLMWASEKSQTIPTQPKFATSRAFYLALANSPHTAANFALATTLDQGMFLDAALDNLLLEVAIDHSQDFAYVNACSEALNNILTMVLDAGFYKSVQQLKEQLPPSSQNQEMLQKWWERHYSAWVEQLRKMIIKYRNINHPWQFSPEQQQVLQRYYDANQLLIDCLNSNCEITTAIRQEIEATLLLPQKELEDREWQ, from the coding sequence ATGGTCAAACGATCGCTCCAGGCATCCCCTTCAGGAATTCAAAAAGCTAAACGAGCATTTGCTCTAAAAGGTTGGACACAGGAAAATTTGGCAGCGGAGGTGAACTTAAAGACTCGTCAACCAATTTGGCGATTTTTTTCTGGACGACCCGTTGATCGCTGTACTTTTACAGAAATTTGCGGAATACTCGATTTAGAGTGGCGAGAAATTGCAGATAGTCCCCCAGCAAAGTTTCTCGAACCAGGAGAAACCGCCCCTATAAATATTGATAATCTGGTAACACAGGTGCGATCGCAACGTAAAGAAACCATACAAAACCAGTGTGGCATCTTGCAGTTATTAGATATTAATCATCCCGTCAGCATTGACGAAATCTACGTCGATGTTAATATTTTGGAAGAAATTGCCAGTCAACAATGGTTTGAGATTTCTGATTTACAAAAATTGGAACCCACCGAATTTAATCGCTTTGGTTTGGGAGAGGTAGAGCAGAAACAAATATCGGGAATGGAGGCAGTGCAAACCTACTCCAAAGTTAGGTTACTAGGTAAATCAGGGGTGGGCAAAACCACCTTTTTGAAACATCTTGCCATTCAGTGCGATCGGGGAGAATTCGCCCCCCATCAAGTGCCGATTTTTATTACTCTCAAAGACTTTGCCGAAGAATCTAGTCGGGAAGATGCGAAATTTAGCCTCTTAAATTACATTCATCAAGAATTTATCATTTCAGGAATTTCAAATCCATCTGTACCCGAAACTTTAGTCAAAGAGGGACGAGTTTTACTATTATTAGATGGCATGGACGAGGTTCTAAAAAAGAACATGACACAAGTTACTAGGGAGATTCGGAGGTTCTCGAAAAAATATCACAAAAATCAGTTTGTAGCCACCTGCCGTACTGCCGCCCAAAAACTGCAACTACAAGGCTTTACTGATGTAGAAATTGCCCCCTTTACCCAAGCTCAAATCATCATCTTCGCCCAAAAGTGGTTTGCCGCATTCACTCCCAAGACTCTTACCTCTGGACAAGAAGATCCCTCTGCTCAGTTTATGGAGAAGTTGAACTTGCCCGAAAACTGGCAGTTTCGTCAATTGGTGACTACCCCTCTGTTTCTTCATCTCGCCTGTTGGGTATTTCATGGGCAGGAAAAATTTCCTGCCAAACGCTCTGATTTTTATAAGCAAGGGCTAGACTTACTATTGAGTAAATGGGATGAAACCAGAGGAGTTGAAAGAGATGAGGTTTATAGAGGATTTTTGTTGCCACAAAAACTTAAACTGTTGAGTCAACTTGCAGCGGTAACTTTTGAGCAGGGGCAGTATTTTTTCGAGCAACGGGTGATTGAACAATATATTGAGGATTATCTACGAAATTTACCTAGTGCAACCCTAGAGCCAGAAGAGTTTCAACTCGAAAGCGAGGCAATCTTAAAATCCATTGAGGCTCAACATGGGTTACTCACAGAACGAGCCAGAGGAATCTTTTCCTTCTCCTATCTTGTGTTTCAAGAATATCTCACAGCTCGAAAAATTGTTGCTAGTTATAATTTGCGGGCATTAGAACAAGCCCTAGGAGGACTGGTGAGCCATATTAGTGATCCTCACTGGCGAGAAGTTTTTTTGTTAACCGCCGCGATGTTACGAAGTGCCGATTCGATGGTCCAGTTGATGAAGCAAGAAATCGATGCTTTGGTGGCACAAGACCCATATTTACAAGAATTTTTGATGTGGGCAAGCGAAAAATCTCAAACTATTCCCACCCAACCTAAATTTGCTACCTCACGGGCGTTTTATCTTGCCCTTGCCAACTCACCTCATACCGCCGCTAACTTTGCCCTAGCTACTACCCTCGACCAAGGAATGTTTTTGGATGCAGCCTTAGATAACTTGTTGCTAGAAGTTGCGATCGATCATAGTCAAGATTTTGCCTATGTTAATGCTTGTAGTGAGGCTCTCAACAATATTCTGACAATGGTTTTGGATGCTGGATTTTATAAGTCTGTGCAACAATTAAAAGAACAATTGCCACCTTCGAGCCAAAACCAAGAAATGCTCCAGAAGTGGTGGGAAAGGCACTACTCGGCTTGGGTAGAACAGTTGAGGAAAATGATTATCAAATATCGAAATATTAATCATCCTTGGCAGTTTAGCCCCGAGCAACAGCAAGTGTTGCAACGCTATTATGATGCAAATCAACTGCTGATCGATTGCTTGAATAGTAACTGCGAAATTACCACGGCTATTCGACAAGAGATTGAAGCTACATTGTTGTTACCTCAAAAGGAATTAGAGGATCGAGAATGGCAATAG
- the crtW gene encoding beta-carotene ketolase CrtW, with product MTDETRFNSSLDNSNPLISSGIAIRGVAIALLIISLWGFSFGFLLSAVTVEQTLIWWTLIAILWQTFLCTGLFITAHDAIHGSIFPKHPQINYFFGSLTLLLYGFFSYDWLRKNHLQHHHSPASESDPDFHDSKGQADNAFIWYICFMQGYWSWWRFVGLIVTAVSVHIFFKINYTNLILFWAVPTLLSSFQLFYFGTFLPHRKPIDGYQDSYRTQSIYRPFLWSFLTCYHFGYHKEHHIYPDIPWWKLPAMVLK from the coding sequence ATGACAGATGAAACACGATTTAATTCATCTTTAGACAACTCCAATCCTTTGATTTCTTCAGGAATTGCCATAAGGGGAGTGGCGATCGCCCTTTTGATTATTTCCCTCTGGGGGTTCAGTTTCGGGTTTCTTTTGAGTGCCGTAACTGTAGAACAAACATTAATCTGGTGGACATTGATAGCAATATTGTGGCAAACATTCCTCTGCACGGGGCTTTTCATCACTGCCCATGATGCCATCCATGGATCAATTTTTCCCAAGCATCCTCAAATTAATTACTTTTTCGGCTCCCTAACACTCTTACTCTACGGTTTTTTCTCTTATGATTGGTTGCGAAAAAATCATCTACAGCACCATCATTCCCCTGCTAGCGAATCCGATCCTGATTTTCATGACAGCAAAGGTCAAGCGGACAATGCGTTTATCTGGTATATCTGCTTTATGCAAGGGTATTGGAGCTGGTGGCGTTTTGTGGGTTTAATTGTCACTGCTGTAAGTGTGCATATTTTTTTCAAGATCAACTATACTAATTTAATCTTATTTTGGGCAGTTCCCACCCTTTTAAGTTCGTTTCAGCTTTTCTATTTTGGAACTTTTCTTCCCCATCGCAAACCCATAGACGGTTATCAAGATTCGTATCGCACCCAAAGTATTTATCGCCCTTTTCTTTGGTCATTTCTCACCTGCTATCATTTTGGCTACCACAAAGAACATCATATATATCCTGATATACCTTGGTGGAAACTCCCCGCAATGGTTTTGAAATAG
- a CDS encoding Rieske 2Fe-2S protein: MSTLTGKQTSFWIDSTPKTSYPVLENSISVDVAIVGAGIVGLSAATQLKRAGKTVAVIESREIVTGVTGNTTAKITSLHQLIYADLIKEIGEQKAQLYAESNQAGIEYIAQLVEQEKIDCDFSRQSAYTFAEPDGELDKIKDEVNAALKLGLSATLVQETSLPFAISGAIKLDYQAQFHVRKYLLHLAKSILGNGSHIFENTRVQKVDEKDNLCQVVTNRGIIDAQDVIVATNLPILDQGLFFFAKTYPKRSYIIGAMIDPAKAPQGMYIGSGKNSHSIRTTPHEGGLLLLVGGEGHKVGTVNDTKELYQNLETYARNQFGIDSFAYRWSNQDMVSFDKLPFIGKLTPFNNHIYVATGFSLWGMSKGAMAGMLLSDLVLGKDNPYADLYDATRATPFLDPKLIKSNIEVASRWVGDRLKGIQHSSFAEVTKGEGKLITIDDEKVAAYRDEEGKVHAVSAVCPHLACIVSWNNAEKSWDCACHGSRFGCDGKLIQGPAVKDLEKILDEG; the protein is encoded by the coding sequence ATGAGTACTTTAACTGGCAAACAGACTTCTTTTTGGATTGATTCTACCCCCAAAACATCCTATCCTGTCCTAGAAAATAGCATTTCTGTTGATGTTGCTATTGTGGGGGCGGGCATTGTCGGACTGAGCGCTGCCACACAATTAAAACGTGCTGGAAAAACAGTGGCAGTGATTGAGTCAAGAGAAATTGTCACGGGTGTAACTGGTAATACCACTGCCAAAATCACATCACTACATCAGTTGATTTATGCTGACTTAATCAAAGAAATCGGAGAACAAAAAGCACAACTCTATGCCGAGTCAAATCAAGCTGGAATTGAGTACATCGCTCAATTGGTAGAGCAAGAAAAAATTGATTGTGATTTTAGCCGTCAAAGTGCCTACACTTTTGCAGAGCCAGACGGAGAGCTAGATAAAATAAAAGACGAAGTGAATGCGGCTCTTAAACTAGGACTTTCTGCTACCCTTGTTCAAGAAACATCACTACCATTTGCGATCTCAGGAGCCATAAAACTAGACTATCAGGCTCAGTTTCATGTTCGTAAATATCTACTCCATCTTGCCAAAAGTATTCTTGGTAACGGAAGTCATATATTTGAAAATACGAGGGTTCAAAAGGTTGACGAAAAAGATAATCTTTGCCAAGTTGTTACTAATCGGGGAATAATAGACGCTCAAGATGTCATTGTTGCCACAAATCTACCGATCCTCGATCAAGGACTGTTTTTCTTCGCCAAAACCTATCCCAAACGCTCCTATATCATTGGGGCGATGATTGATCCTGCAAAAGCACCCCAAGGGATGTATATCGGCAGTGGCAAAAATTCCCATTCCATTCGCACGACACCCCATGAGGGAGGATTACTCCTGTTAGTGGGCGGAGAAGGACATAAAGTCGGTACTGTGAATGACACCAAAGAACTTTACCAAAACCTAGAAACCTACGCCCGAAATCAGTTCGGCATTGATTCGTTTGCCTATCGTTGGTCAAATCAAGATATGGTGTCCTTTGATAAACTACCCTTTATTGGCAAACTGACCCCCTTCAATAATCATATTTATGTCGCCACAGGATTTAGCCTATGGGGAATGTCGAAGGGTGCGATGGCTGGGATGCTACTTTCAGACTTGGTTCTAGGAAAAGATAATCCCTACGCAGACTTGTATGATGCCACTCGTGCCACCCCATTTTTAGACCCAAAATTGATTAAAAGTAATATTGAGGTTGCCTCTCGGTGGGTAGGCGATCGCCTTAAAGGTATTCAGCACTCTTCTTTTGCTGAGGTTACCAAGGGTGAAGGGAAACTAATAACTATTGACGATGAGAAGGTAGCCGCTTATCGAGATGAAGAGGGAAAAGTTCATGCTGTTTCTGCTGTGTGTCCGCACCTTGCTTGTATTGTGAGTTGGAACAATGCCGAAAAGAGTTGGGATTGTGCTTGTCACGGTTCTCGGTTTGGCTGCGACGGCAAGCTAATCCAAGGCCCTGCGGTAAAAGACTTGGAAAAAATACTTGACGAAGGGTAA
- a CDS encoding hemerythrin family protein, giving the protein MSITLEDNKRKAIAVKLADMKATQNLLIANEQTLIKACEDGEISDRLQGFLTDDQKNLGIIDTVIIQYGIKAEPKPSMLEEIKEIEMMMQDSEIPLFEKVAKHELLKHTQAISGLLVHKAGQVVGADIAVAIAPLNAVNFENRGHEEQLKGMMECLSTLELTGKPSDNGLWSRVQDSLAALSGMAGGIISHSDDEIGICELIRLDHIKVSTLFDEIKGTNNPQKLKEYFAQVYQDLSAHSQAEEEVVYPIVRPHYEDIQQLYDEQAQMKQMLEQIKAMNCEDTVAFKDAIKRLMVAVKAHVSEEEKDMFPLIQNNLGDEQQKQLATDFKTAKSQIQDQRLVAASR; this is encoded by the coding sequence ATGTCGATAACACTAGAAGATAACAAACGCAAGGCTATCGCAGTCAAATTAGCAGACATGAAAGCGACTCAAAATCTGCTGATTGCTAACGAGCAAACTTTAATCAAAGCTTGTGAAGATGGAGAAATTTCTGACCGTTTACAGGGCTTTCTCACAGACGATCAAAAGAACTTAGGTATTATTGATACCGTAATCATTCAGTATGGCATTAAGGCTGAACCTAAACCCTCGATGCTAGAAGAAATCAAAGAAATCGAGATGATGATGCAAGATTCTGAGATTCCCTTGTTTGAAAAGGTAGCAAAGCATGAACTGCTCAAGCATACCCAAGCCATATCAGGACTTCTCGTTCATAAAGCAGGTCAAGTAGTTGGTGCAGATATTGCCGTGGCGATCGCCCCTTTAAATGCTGTCAACTTTGAAAATCGTGGTCATGAAGAGCAACTAAAAGGCATGATGGAATGTTTAAGCACCCTAGAACTAACGGGCAAGCCTTCGGACAACGGATTATGGTCAAGGGTACAAGATAGCCTAGCCGCCCTGAGTGGTATGGCTGGGGGCATCATAAGTCATAGTGATGATGAGATAGGTATCTGTGAACTCATTCGTTTGGATCATATCAAAGTTAGTACCCTATTCGATGAAATTAAAGGTACTAATAATCCTCAAAAACTAAAAGAATATTTTGCACAGGTTTACCAAGATTTATCTGCTCACTCCCAAGCGGAGGAAGAAGTAGTTTATCCCATAGTGCGTCCTCATTATGAAGATATTCAACAACTATATGATGAACAAGCTCAAATGAAACAAATGCTTGAACAGATAAAAGCCATGAATTGTGAAGATACAGTGGCATTTAAAGATGCCATAAAACGTTTAATGGTTGCAGTAAAGGCTCATGTGTCAGAGGAAGAAAAAGATATGTTTCCTCTTATTCAAAATAATCTGGGTGACGAACAACAAAAACAACTAGCCACAGACTTCAAAACTGCAAAAAGCCAAATTCAAGATCAGCGACTCGTAGCTGCTTCTCGCTAA
- a CDS encoding XRE family transcriptional regulator: MINSQKTEQITTLSKLIQDAKFSHYLDFSRKTGISELTLHRIDCGLIDQIPLKYIKTIARELNLSLEDFLNHIDGKFSDTSTTQTSTNGDDNLRAQITQEVQQGVMDTLESLLLQLPTLVKVVEKKPDLPASRLIPLLKPLNNLLSGWDIKAIAPVGAIVKYDPQQHELMATTQEEIEKVEIRYVGYRQKDKLLYRAKVSPVETKIQEGN, encoded by the coding sequence ATGATAAATTCACAAAAAACAGAGCAAATAACGACTCTATCCAAATTGATACAGGATGCTAAATTTTCCCATTATCTGGATTTTAGCCGTAAGACGGGGATTTCTGAGTTAACTTTACATCGTATTGATTGTGGATTGATAGATCAAATTCCTCTCAAATATATAAAAACTATAGCGAGGGAGTTAAATTTATCGTTGGAAGATTTTTTAAACCACATAGACGGGAAATTCTCGGATACATCTACTACGCAGACTTCCACAAATGGAGATGATAATTTACGGGCTCAGATAACCCAAGAGGTGCAACAGGGGGTTATGGACACCTTAGAGTCGTTATTATTGCAGTTGCCGACTTTGGTTAAGGTGGTAGAAAAAAAACCTGATTTACCTGCTTCTCGTTTGATTCCTTTACTTAAACCTTTGAATAATTTGCTATCTGGTTGGGATATAAAGGCGATCGCCCCAGTGGGTGCTATAGTAAAGTATGATCCTCAACAACACGAATTAATGGCAACAACCCAAGAAGAAATTGAAAAAGTAGAAATTCGTTATGTAGGCTATCGTCAAAAAGACAAATTGCTATATCGTGCCAAAGTAAGCCCGGTAGAAACAAAAATTCAAGAAGGTAATTAA
- a CDS encoding family 2 glycosyltransferase: protein MNNSLEVLIPLKQRVSINKTILSLLEIKEISLITILSGDIKSNIDDKIKNNSKLRIINYSQYPFSKTTYLNYGIKNSVGDILLMSDADIIWNQNTITSIYTTINNNLHKSLIVYIQEVKETDTDNNALKRPRLKPTVTKVGNKIHINIIKESSPSKRPGCGLICATKNNLLFLGGYNEQLKEWGWEDQDLLIRANILGYAIKSMGAVSHQSHGDDVRNLSQKSPLITRNRNIAISNQMILARKLYGSLREEVALISNDILITVEEI from the coding sequence ATGAATAATAGTCTTGAGGTATTAATACCCCTTAAACAACGAGTAAGTATTAATAAAACTATTCTTAGTTTACTAGAAATCAAAGAAATAAGTCTAATAACTATTTTATCAGGGGATATAAAATCAAATATTGATGACAAGATAAAAAACAATTCAAAACTAAGAATTATTAATTATTCCCAGTATCCCTTTAGTAAAACAACCTATTTAAATTATGGTATCAAAAATAGTGTCGGTGACATCTTGCTTATGTCCGATGCCGATATAATTTGGAACCAAAATACGATTACAAGTATTTATACAACTATAAATAATAACCTTCACAAATCCCTTATTGTTTATATTCAAGAAGTAAAAGAAACCGACACAGATAACAACGCCCTCAAGCGTCCTCGTCTTAAGCCTACCGTGACAAAAGTGGGTAATAAGATTCACATAAATATAATAAAAGAATCATCACCATCAAAACGTCCGGGGTGTGGATTGATTTGTGCGACCAAAAATAATTTACTGTTTCTTGGGGGTTATAATGAACAACTCAAAGAATGGGGATGGGAAGATCAAGATTTATTGATTAGGGCTAATATTTTGGGATATGCCATAAAATCTATGGGGGCAGTGTCACATCAAAGTCACGGAGATGATGTGAGAAACTTGTCTCAAAAATCTCCTCTCATAACTCGTAATCGTAATATAGCTATTTCTAACCAAATGATTTTAGCCCGAAAGTTGTACGGTAGTTTAAGAGAAGAAGTTGCCCTTATCTCTAATGATATTTTGATTACCGTTGAGGAGATATGA
- a CDS encoding family 2 glycosyltransferase has protein sequence MKNELTLVISYRQRQLAFYSFYSWFTSLDCELEDLPEVIFIESDKKPNLAIQEKLEKIGIKYFYVQNNSVFHKTSLLNHGLNLVDTKFLMAFDIDLIPYRNSLLRHLEIAKKSSSFLVTGYRLMAPQPFIDNKSDLDSIIVRSAIAAEDESSALKKHLTSHEKFGVLPLFRTEELKKIGGWDENFVGWGGEDQDIIQRYCNLGYTLCRVPDLLYLHLHHNHNQDWYSPEIINKNREYYYRKYKDNE, from the coding sequence ATGAAAAATGAACTTACCTTAGTCATATCCTATAGACAAAGACAATTAGCATTTTATTCCTTTTATAGTTGGTTTACTTCTCTTGATTGTGAATTAGAAGATTTACCAGAAGTAATCTTTATTGAGAGTGATAAAAAACCTAATTTAGCTATCCAAGAAAAGCTAGAAAAAATAGGAATAAAGTATTTTTATGTCCAAAATAATAGTGTATTTCACAAAACTTCACTGTTAAATCATGGACTTAATTTAGTTGATACTAAATTTTTGATGGCTTTTGATATTGATTTAATTCCTTATAGAAATAGTCTTTTACGCCATTTAGAAATAGCCAAAAAATCTTCTTCATTTTTAGTAACGGGTTATCGTTTGATGGCACCACAGCCATTTATCGATAATAAAAGTGATTTAGATTCTATTATAGTGCGAAGTGCGATCGCCGCTGAAGATGAATCTAGCGCCCTAAAAAAACACCTTACTAGCCATGAAAAATTTGGAGTGCTTCCCCTGTTCCGTACCGAAGAATTAAAAAAAATTGGTGGTTGGGACGAAAACTTTGTGGGTTGGGGAGGAGAAGATCAAGATATTATCCAAAGATACTGTAATTTAGGTTATACCCTTTGTCGAGTGCCAGACTTACTATATCTACATCTTCATCACAACCATAATCAAGATTGGTATTCTCCAGAAATTATTAATAAAAATAGGGAATATTACTACCGTAAATATAAGGATAATGAATAA